The window aagaaagcatgatttaaacttcaagcaaagaaagaggaaaaatgtagaatagataaatgaatgagcgttatatttacataaatgaCCGAGTTCGGCCGGCTAAACGGcttcaatttatttaaaaaaagaacatacaTAATACTCCCGCTTGGATATATTATCCCTACACACTAGTTTAGTTGAGTTTTTTGGGTGAGGGTCTTTTAACGCGATGTGAACGGTAAAGTGTTTTTACAATGCACAGAGAGTAGTTGGTATTTAACCTTTTAGCTCGTACTTTCCCGTTTTCATATCAGTGTGTTTAGTCTTTTAAAACAGCGGTCATGGTAAATATGGTACTAGCAttagattattattatatattagtaCAATATGAACGTTCCACCGTGACACTCACGTTGATGACTGTATGTGACGTCAGATTAGTTTAATTACACCACATGATTGTAACCTGCTCATCCTGCCATTACTGTctgatcactgatcaatacctgactgtgacatcactgtcgTCTGCTCCTTTCCAGTCTAAACTGTACAACGGCAGCAACAATGATTGTAAGTTGTGTTTTATTGCAGTCatcattctctctctccttcattcttaTGTGATTTAAAGTTGTCCAACTcactctgctttggttgttcagacTTTACCGTCATGACAAAGATCTACAGCAGTTTCTGTTCACTTTGTTCACACTTTACCGTCATGACACAGATCTACAGCAGTTTCTGTTCACTTTGTTCACACTTTACCGTCATGACACAGATCTACAGCAGTTTCTGTTCACTTTGTTCACACTTTACCGTCATGACACAGATCTACAGCAGTTTCTGTTCACTTTGTTCACACTTTACCGTCATGACACAGATCTACAGCAGTTTCTGTTCACTTTGTTCACACTTTACCGTCATGACACAGATCTACAGCAGTTTCTGTTCACTTTGTTCACACTTTACCGTCATGACACAGATCTACAGCAGTTTCTGTTCACTTTGTTCACACTTTACCGTCATGACACAGATCTACAGCAGTTTCTGTTCACTTTGTTCACACTTTACCGTCATGACACAGATCTACGGCAGTTTCTGTTCACTTTGTTCACAGGGGAGCTCATGGGTCTGGAGTTCCTGTTCCAGCAGACGGCCAGCGTGTTTGAGGACGTGAACTTGGACCCTGACACTCCGGATGAGGATGCTGCCGTCACCGAGCTGGAAGAGGTGGATGAGGGCATAGAGGAGGAAGTCCTGGACCCCTTCGTCTTTACCCAGAAACCCCTGCCAGCACTGCAGCGTCCCAGTCAGCTGATCCAAGTCAGGACCAGGTCTGAACCATCGGGTCCAGCCGCCCCTGACTCTCCCAGAGCCTCTGGAAACCGCTCTCCTGCTCCGCAGCATCCTCACATTGTGAGGTAACCACCACACTCACAGCTGACTTTAACagacacaaacattgtacagtgTTGCAGAAGATCTACATGATGGAGAAGCAAACAGCATTCTTAATATGCTGTGGTTTGTGGCTGcttctgcttttatttgttcacaagggtctttttcttgttcatttccTCCTCAGGAGGAGGTCCAGGGTCCTGATGGCCAGCCGGGATATCAACACGTCCTGAAACTGGCCAGGGCCCTGGTGGAAGCCAGGAGTCTccaggggagagagagagagacgggtAGACAGACTCTGGCAACGCCTGCCAGAGCAGGACGAGCGGAGAGTCGTCTACCCGTCCAGACACCAGGACAGACGCTCCAAGGGTTCaaggtaggaatgggcgatatttaaccgttcacgataaactgtcaaaaaaattcctcacgataagaatttgtcatctcgcgctaaaaacgataaattcccgttgatgatgtttttgtgtaaagctgatttatggttgtgcgttaaatccacacacaacgtacgtgaaggaaggaaggaaggaaggaaggaaggaaggaaggaaggaaggaaggaaggaaggaaggaaggaaggaaggaaggaaggaaggaaggaaggaaggagagaaggaagggtgaaaacaaggaagggaagaaggaaggaaggaaggaaggaaggaaggaaggaaggaaggaaggaaggaaggaaggaaggaaggaaggaaggaaggaaggaaggaaggaaggaaggaaggaagggtgaaaggaaggaaggggagaaggaagggtgaaaggaaggaaggggagaaggaagggtgaaaacaaggaagggaagaaggaaggagagagcaggaggaaagaaggaaggaaggataaaaggaaggaaggaaggaaggaaggaaggaaggaaggaaggaaggaaggaaggaaggaaattagcctgaaagaaagaaagaaagaaagaaagaaagaaagaaagaaagaaagaaagaaagaaagaaagaaagaaagaaagaaagaaagaaagaaagaaaggaaaaaagttgaTGACGTtcttgtgtaacaaacatggcggatctgagagcaagATAGATTTtttagttgaaaaggtggagttgaattggtattttttttatcgtcatttttatcgttatcaggataaatgccagaaatgatggtgatacattttttagtccataccgcccatccctagttgaaGGCAGCAAAGGGGAAGAACACTTCCTGTCCTGGGAAGGAAAGTCTCCAGCGGTGAGTTTCACTTCAAACAGCTCTGGTGCTTCTGTTGCTGGTCGTGTGGCGTATTTGAACAGCGTCTCACCTCCACTGTCTTCCAGCTGCTACTCCCACTCAACTGGGGCCCTGCAGACGGGCCAGATGCAGCCGCCTGGTGGAGGCCGTTTGCAGCAGCTCtgccgtctccatcctgcccCCACACGCGTGGGAGGATCATGAAGacccgctggtccctcatccacgGAGACTACGTGTCCATCAGGGAGACGGTGCTGGCAGCCCGAGGCTGATGCTCAGACCAACATTCAGCTCTTTGAGCTGAATCAGAGGACTCTGTGGTAAGAGCTGCTGTTGGTGGAAGTCTGTGGGGAGTGGAAGGAGGACGGGAAAAcacaaatgtatgtatataaatgtatacagttttttattatttgtatatagtttgtttttattttgtatataaatgtatatatttgtttatcatGTGTGTATAATTTGTCTTTTTGTAGCCTATGAATAAATGTGGCTTGTTTCTCTTTCAACTTTGAAGCTTTGTCTCATTCCTTGTTAAATTCTACATATATAGTTTGattatccacttgaaatgattgttaATTATATGAATGGAACAGATAAGATCAGATCAgaaaagattgaaaaaaaacctcaggGAATACCTTTAATTATAAATAACAAGAAGAACTGGAGTAAGTAGCCAAAACCAAATGACCAGAATGACTGAGTGGAAGCAGGATCTGGTTTATTTTTGGGGCTTTAAGTTTCCAGAGAGGACAGATTCTTGGTAGGTACGTCGTCTAGTTCTCCGGGTCCACgtatctgaaagagaaacacatttaatatggtttctggTTTGATCTGACTGGAACGTGTTTCCCCTCCTCTCCGTTTGTTGTTGCAGTGCGCCTGttcgtccagcagatggcgacatttCCCCGGATCGTCCGCCGCTCTCCAACCTGTAGCGGTATCAAATCTGAAAATGGTTGTATTTGGAACATTTGCATGTTAAAATGAAACACAGCAAAGTTAACAGACAACAAACCTCTCAAATGTCATGGAGATGAACTCTATCTGTGGAGTCAAAACTATTTTTTGGACCAGACTATGTATGTTCATctctgtaaagttggacatttttaaCATGTGAGTCAGTGAATATTGACACGTTACTAGATTCAGCCTCCAGCCGTCAGCCAAAGAACTTCAACTTCTTTTTAGTTGCACATTGAATTCATTTCAAGGatctttatttcaaacatgatgGCAGTAGAAAGTAACAGACATGCTTAAAGATACTTCAACAATGAATGCAAGAGACACTTTTCTTTGGTAGCAGCAGTCTTGACCCTCGTTATTAGATATCAAAAAATCTTTACATACTTAGAAGTTATACCAattagtatagtataatagtaataatttgACACAGTATAAACAAATATTGTGGTAAACCTGAGTATAAAGTAGCAGATCCCTGAGTTATTATTGCCAAGTGCAGTTCTATGTTACTGTATATGAACACTATTCACCCTGAGCCCCTGTATTCATCTATACATAAATGTGTACATTATTTATGATGTGAATTTATATTCACCCGCGTACAATCTTATTCATTACAAACATTCTTCCTCATAAATGTTTCTACACACATTAAAGCTTACATATacacatagggcccgatttactaagatcctaaataaagagtactaaattgcgtgtgcactgaaaaagtttgcacgtgttcaagttgagcaattcaaattcaaatacaaattaaagctgcaagcagcaatgaacgggccctaacactcatggccaccgtaccccataagcatatcagaaatgacaccacccacgacttcctatgtcaaaccattcaaaagttatagcagaaaatagagacaaccaatcagaagaaggggcggggctaattttcaccaattatggtcaaggactcaataccgagtcccgtgacaccacccacaactctctatgtcaaaccattcaaaagttatggcagagaaaagtattctagggggcgctgttgagccgttaggccacgcccattaatgcaaaccatgaaatatcaaatttatcgccaggcctggcttgcatgcaaaatttggtgacttttggagaactatcaaatatggaccaatcagatgaaggggaggcgcgctttttggcgtctagtgtcgccacagtaacacttttgaaagagaaacgtaatgcgtgtagtcgcaggatagagacgcacattttgatgtataacacatctgggtgcacgttacggttcgggccgtattaattctcgaaggaatggctcatattgctccaaaattacgcgattaattcagaatgttcaaaatggccgacttcctgttcggtttcggccacggcgccaagagacttttctttaagttgcgacatgataccggtgtgtaccgattttcgttcatgtacgtcaaaccgtattatggggcttgaggcgcaaagttttttctgtctgaaccaaccagatgaagggtgggcgcgctttttggcgtctagcgtcgccacggtaacgcttttgaaagagaaaagtaatgcgtgttgtcgcaggatagagacgcacattttgatgtataacacacttgggggcacgttacggttcgggctgaattaactgccgaaggaatggcataaattgcgccaaagtgacacgattaattcaaaatggccgacttcctgttcagtttcggccatgtcgccaggagacttttctttaagttgtgtagtgatacaggtgtgtagcgattttcgtgcatgtacgtcaaaccgtattgtggggcttgaggcacaaagttttccggggggcgctgttgagccattttgccacgcccattaatttaaaccattaaatatcaaatttttcgccaggcctgacttgcatgcaaaatttggtgactttttgggcacgtttaggggggcaaaaaggccctcctttcatcagaagaaagaaaaaagaaagaaagaaaaaaaattcctacagatacaatagggccttcgcactgaaggtgctcaggccctaattattcaaattcagtttctagtggcacatatttctgcccatagagATGGTTCAAAAATCTTAAATCTGTAGACCTGACCCAGCTTCTGGATGATGTTTAGTTCCTGATAACACTTTTGCATAACTAAAATACAACCAGGAAGCTTCCTGATTAGATTCTAAAAACAGCCATAAAGAGTTGAGATTCTAGCACAAACAGAGATGTCGAACAGCTGAAGGTGAAGAGTTTAGTGTTTATCTACAAAAAGATGAACTGATGTGAGTTAGTAGTGAGTTTTCAGGAGGATGAAGACGGCAACGACAGATAACATCAGGTAAAACAGGCATaatgaaagtcacgtgacagtaATCAGGTGGAAAGAGCAGAACTGTaggaggagcagcagaactGGAAATACAGGAAAACTTCAACGTCACATGGTTGAGGGAATCAGGTTGGTCAGAGCGACAGAAGAGCTGCAGCAGAGACTAAACCTGTCTGATTCTGGGTTTCTGAGTAAATTCAGACTTCAACGTTTGTTCTCAACAACTCAGCAAAGTCTCTGAAACACTGGTGAGTACAGAAGTTTACTAAATGTTATTCTGGAAAACTCAAACTGACTCTGGTCAAAGAACAGAAACGTTTAGAGGAAAATGATTCACATTAAATAGTTAATTATTCTGGAGTCGCGACATTAATAATCTAATAATCTAAACTTGTGTTGATGAAACGTTCCTCCTTTTACTGTCAGACGGGTGTTTTCTCTGAGGATTCATGACATTCTTTGTTCTGTTTCCTTCTCTCTCGTTGTTTTTCACTTCTTCATTTCATTATCGCAGCTTTGATGTTTCACACTTTCACTTTTGTTTCCAGAGAACCAACATGTCTGCTGGCAGCAACCTGAGATCTGCAGATCAGTTCCTGTGCTCCATCTGTCTGGACGTGTTCACTGATCCAGTCAGCACACCATGTGGACACAACTATTGTAAAACCTGCATCACTCATCACTGGGATGATAATGTTCTCTACAAGTGTCCCATGTGTCAGGAGATGTTCCACACCAGACCTCAGCTGAAAGTCAACACCTTCATCAGAGAGATGGTTTCTGAGTTCAGACGTGAAGCTCAACAgaaatccagcagcagcagctcagagcaACAAGCTGCAGAACCAGGAGAAGTTCCCTGTGACGTCTGCACTGGAACCAGACTGAAGGCCCTGAAGTCCTGCTTGGTGTGTCTGGCCTCTTACTGTGAGACTCACCTGGAGCCTCATCTGACAGCTGCACGTCTGAAAAGACATCGGCTGGTGGAGCctgtggagaacctggaggacaggatttgtacgaagcaCGATAAACCTCTGGAGCTGTTCTGTAAGACCGACCAGATGTGTGTCTGCACGCTCTGCCCTGTTTTAGACCACAAGAATCATGAGTTTGTTCCTCTGAGAGAAGaatatgaaggaaagaaggcagaTCTGCAGAAGACAGAGGCTGAGATtcagcagatgatccagaagagACGACTGAAGATTCAGGAGATCAGAGCGTCTCTGAAGATCAGTAACGATGCTGCACACAGAGAGAAAGCAGAAGGTGTTCAGGTCTTCACTGATCTGAAGGAGTCTGTTGAGAGACGTCTGAAGGAGTTCATGAAGGAGatggaagacaaacagaaaactgcagagaaacaGGCTGAAGACTTCATCAAAGatctggaacaggaaatctGTGAGCTGAAGAAGAGGAGCTCTGAGGTGGAGCAGCTCTCACGCTCTGAAGATCACCTGCACCTCCTCCAAAGATTCTCATCCCTGGAAGATGCTCCACCCACCAAGAACTGGACAGAGGTCAGAGTCCATCCACCTTCATATGAGGGGACTGTGGTGAGAGCTGTGGAGCAGCTGGAGAAGAACCTCAGAGAGAAGATGAAGAAGCTGTTTGAAGCTGAGCTGAGGAGGATCCAGCAGTTTGAAGCTGATGTGACTCTTGATCCTGATACAGCATATCCTAGACTCATCCTGTCTGATGATGGAAAACAAGTCTATCATGGTGATGTGTGGAAGAATCTTCCAGATAATCCAGAGAGATTCTCTACATCTTCTTGTGTTTTAGGAAAACAGAGTTTCTCTTCAGGCAGATTTTACTTTGAGGTTCAGGTTAAAGGAAAGACTGACTGGGATGTAGGAGTGGCCAGAGAGTCGATCAACAGGAAGGGAGACATCACAGTGAGACCTCAGAATGGTTACTGGACTGTTATTCTGAGAAATGTAAATGAGTACCTTGCTGCTAATGATCCTTCAGTCCGTCTCCATCCTAGTTCTCCTCCTGAGAAGTTGGGGGTGTTTGTGGATTATGAGGAGGGTCTGGTCTCCTTTCATGATGTAGATGCTGCAGCACTTCTCTACTCCTTTActggctgctccttcagggagaAACTCCACCCATACTTCAGTCCTAGTCCCAATAATGGAGGTAAAAACTCTGCTCCTCTGATCATCTGTCCTGtcaatcaaactgtctgatctTTGATGTAATGAATCTTCataaacactgaatgttcattttgtgtgtgtgtgtgtgtgtgtgtgtgtgtgtgtgtgtgtgtgtgtgtgtgtgtgtgtgtgtgtgtgtgtgtgtgtgtgtgtgtgtgtgtgtgtgtgtgtgtgtgtgtgtgtgtgtgtgtgtggttcggGTACGAGTGTATGATCACATGAAGTGACTTCATTTCTCATTGCAACCAAATATTCAATTAGAATGATGTAATTTGGATCAATTTATATCATTTATTggatataaatgattcaatattttatatagattattatattaatattaatatttaatagaGCAGAGAGAGGACTTTATTTGTA of the Cololabis saira isolate AMF1-May2022 chromosome 11, fColSai1.1, whole genome shotgun sequence genome contains:
- the LOC133455521 gene encoding E3 ubiquitin-protein ligase TRIM21-like, yielding MSAGSNLRSADQFLCSICLDVFTDPVSTPCGHNYCKTCITHHWDDNVLYKCPMCQEMFHTRPQLKVNTFIREMVSEFRREAQQKSSSSSSEQQAAEPGEVPCDVCTGTRLKALKSCLVCLASYCETHLEPHLTAARLKRHRLVEPVENLEDRICTKHDKPLELFCKTDQMCVCTLCPVLDHKNHEFVPLREEYEGKKADLQKTEAEIQQMIQKRRLKIQEIRASLKISNDAAHREKAEGVQVFTDLKESVERRLKEFMKEMEDKQKTAEKQAEDFIKDLEQEICELKKRSSEVEQLSRSEDHLHLLQRFSSLEDAPPTKNWTEVRVHPPSYEGTVVRAVEQLEKNLREKMKKLFEAELRRIQQFEADVTLDPDTAYPRLILSDDGKQVYHGDVWKNLPDNPERFSTSSCVLGKQSFSSGRFYFEVQVKGKTDWDVGVARESINRKGDITVRPQNGYWTVILRNVNEYLAANDPSVRLHPSSPPEKLGVFVDYEEGLVSFHDVDAAALLYSFTGCSFREKLHPYFSPSPNNGGKNSAPLIICPVNQTV